In Vicia villosa cultivar HV-30 ecotype Madison, WI unplaced genomic scaffold, Vvil1.0 ctg.000715F_1_1, whole genome shotgun sequence, the following proteins share a genomic window:
- the LOC131630662 gene encoding uncharacterized protein LOC131630662, which produces MEKPHKLADYDGKEEFDEHVQLVDESLSYFTCDEASKWNFFALTLVGLPQLWFNGLHDGCINLTAQFYKRFSVLLKYCTYNIVVDEIFIWDWSNSINKTLMRSDFEEATTEVEVDAIVETRVKVEAVTNIPDTVEVEDGVIDISQRPQRTQTLPVRLQDYDVAGDGEVTPDGQLIHFALLGGGSKVKRKRIGFMNRTGEADVCFIQETKLSGINEGMVKEMWGEDRFEFSYLDAIGASGGIIRMWRKDFFKVLFSFRGEGFLGKCMEKEGKLIYLVNVYASCVNSNRRITWKKLVEYSRKFQLGYWCVGGDFNVVSAQEERVGFAGSRHRKEISQFQDFIAEMKLVDIPTIGGKFTWFNSNGKSMSRIDRFLLSESFIEDWNIEGQYIGARDISDHAPIWIKNNRKDWGPKPFKFNNGTVHEEEVRRRAKVVEVFWENLYKKESYLRLKSRQSWLAEGDNNTGFFHCSLRGRRSKNKLCSLQYNGRRLEEVSEIKEAVFNHFNGFFMEPELNRPRQAGQVHLFGFHCPHSQKSKPPRFNGVQADLLGWKSLQNLIENAGSKDQKSAGRLISCNQSAFVPGRNMLDGVLLVNEVIDWAKRNKSSCLLLKVDFEKAYDSLSWNFLRDMLVRMGFGKRWLMWMDACIFSSHLSVLVNGSATHDFMVHRGLRQGDPLSPFLFVLAMEALTALVRNSVVVGGFKPFQFRIDEGVDILQFADNTIIFGEASTANLWNLKVILRGFELISGLKINFSKSSVMGVNVGDWILDAATNFLACKRGNSSFLFLGIMVGVNPRNKKVWSKVLYNFKKRLDTWKGRNISIGGRVTLINAVLNAIPSFTFSFYKSPLKVLNKIRGIQRNFLWSGNANKRSINWVKWDTICKPKDKGGLGVRDVGEFNRALLLKWKWRLLKDDGAVWKSFVQWRYKNIRLKVFLPAGEGFNAKDSKWWRDVLSIDILRDNSEEGFSSCVQCIANNGSSISFWYSIWLENQSLRISFPNFFDLSTNKYASVGDIVEWDNGTQRWKFENLFESVSYFQVLNTIGGLQSANWQQFLDIVNSYSLDSSAEDGFVWIPRQDGVFTVASVAVLLEEHKESAWGPDINRRLSIMWKSSVPLKIKIFAWRLLISRLPLKDMLVLRGMVANIIDPKCPFCDIHEESLDHLFFLCQASKNIWEKVLAWIGFSSGSFWEAFLGLDDIQLKVTNSHIRNKVNVIWLANTWSLWLMRNDNVFNNVPFSFETVFNRIVFLSWRWSECSFLLPRSSFYDWYKLPL; this is translated from the exons ATGGAAAAGCCGCACAAACTAGCTGATTATGATGGAAAGGAGGAATTTGATGAACACGTGCAACTTGTGGACGAAAGCCTGAGTTACTTCACCTGCGACGAAGCCTCCAAATGGAATTTTTTTGCACTCACCCTAGTCGGACTACCTCAATTATGGTTTAATGGCCTACATGATGGGTGCATTAATTTAACCGCCCAATTTTATAAGAGGTTTTCG GTTTTGTTGAAGTATTGCACATATAATATTGTGGTTGATGAAATTTTTATTTGGGATTGGAGTAATTCAATCAACAAGACATTGATGAGATCTGACTTCGAAGAAGCAACTACTGAAGTCGAAGTTGATGCAATTGTTGAAACTCGAGTCAAAGTCGAAGCAGTTACAAATATTCCTGACACAGTCGAAGTCGAAGATGGTGTGATTGATATTAGCCAAAGACCTCAAAGAACTCAAACTCTTCCAGTAAGACTTCAAGACTATGATGTGGCCGGTGATGGTGAAGTCACACCAGATGGACAATTAATTCATTTTGCTTTACT AGGAGGGGGAAgcaaagtgaaaagaaaaagaatcggGTTTATGAATAGAACAGGGGAAGCGGATGTCTGTTTTATACAGGAGACTAAGTTGTCAGGTATAAATGAGGGCATGGTTAAGGAGATGTGGGGAGAGGACAGGTTTGAGTTTTCATATTTGGACGCTATTGGGGCTTCAGGAGGGATTATAAGGATGTGGAGGAAGGATTTTTTCAAGGTTTTGTTCAGCTTTAGAGGAGAGGGTTTTCTAGGGAAGTGCATGGAGAAGGAGGGTAAGCTGATATATCTGGTAAACGTTTATGCTTCTTGCGTTAATTCGAATAGAAGGATCACGTGGAAGAAGCTGGTAGAGTATAGCCGTAAGTTTCAATTGGGATATTGGTGTGTCGGGGGCGATTTTAATGTTGTGTCAGCCCAAGAAGAAAGAGTGGGGTTTGCTGGAAGTAGACATAGGAAGGAGATATCTCAGTTCCAAGATTTTATAGCTGAGATGAAGTTGGTGGACATCCCTACAATAGGAGGTAAATTCACTTGGTTCAACAGCAATGGCAAGTCTATGAGCAGGATTGACAGATTCTTACTTTCAGAGAGTTTCATAGAGGATTGGAACATCGAGGGGCAATATATAGGTGCTAGAGACATCTCTGATCACGCGCCAATTTGGATTAAAAACAACAGGAAGGACTGGGGGCCGAAACCATTTAAGTTCAACAATG GTACGGTGCATGAAGAGGAGGTGAGAAGGAGGGCTAAAGTGGTGGAAGTTTTTTGGGAAAATCTATATAAGAAGGAGAGTTATCTAAGGCTCAAATCAAGACAGTCGTGGCTTGCCGAGGGAGATAATAACACGGGGTTTTTCCACTGTTCTCTAAGAGGTAGAAGAAGCAAGAACAAGCTGTGTTCTCTTCAATATAATGGTAGGAGGTTAGAGGAAGTGTCCGAAATAAAGGAAGCTGTCTTTAATCATTTCAATGGTTTCTTTATGGAGCCGGAGCTTAACAGACCT AGGCAAGCTGGTCAAGTCCATCTCTTCGGATTTCATTGCCCTCATTCCCAAAAATCAAAACCCCCAAGATTTAACGGAGTACAGGCCGATTTGCTTGGTTGGAAGTCTTTACAAAATCTTATCGAAAATGCTGGCAGCAAGGATCAAAAAAGTGCTGGGAGACTTATTTCGTGTAACCAATCAGCATTTGTGCCCGGAAGGAATATGCTGGACGGTGTCTTGTTGGTCAACGAGGTTATCGATTGGGCTAAACGGAATAAGTCAAGCTGTCTCCTTCTGAAAGTCGATTTCGAGAAAGCTTATGACTCTTTATCGTGGAATTTTCTTAGAGATATGTTGGTGAGGATGGGATTTGGCAAGAGGTGGTTGATGTGGATGGACGCATGTATTTTTTCAAGCCATTTGTCTGTACTTGTTAACGGGAGTGCCACACATGATTTTATGGTTCATAGAGGGTTGCGTCAAGGAGATCCGTTGTCCCCGTTCCTCTTCGTATTAGCAATGGAAGCCCTTACAGCTTTGGTTAGAAATTCTGTTGTAGTGGGTGGATTCAAACCGTTCCAGTTTAGGATTGACGAGGGAGTCGACATCCTTCAGTTTGCCGACAACACCATTATTTTTGGGGAAGCATCTACTGCAAATCTGTGGAATCTGAAAGTAATTCTGAGAGGTTTTGAGTTAATTTCAGGTctgaaaattaatttttctaaaagCAGTGTTATGGGAGTAAATGTGGGAGATTGGATTCTGGATGCGGCAACAAATTTCCTAGCTTGTAAGAGAGGTAATTCTTCCTTTTTGTTTCTTGGAATTATGGTGGGAGTTAACCCTAGAAATAAGAAGGTGTGGTCTAAAGTCCTATATAACTTTAAGAAAAGGTTGGATACTTGGAAGGGTCGGAATATATCAATAGGAGGTCGGGTGACGCTCATAAACGCAGTGCTAAATGCTATTCCTTCCTTTACGTTTTCATTTTATAAATCTCCGCTTAAAGTTTTGAATAAAATCAGAGGAATCCAACGTAATTTCTTGTGGAGCGGGAATGCAAACAAGAGGAGCATAAACTGGGTGAAGTGGGATACGATTTGTAAGCCAAAGGATAAAGGGGGTTTAGGAGTTAGAGACGTCGGAGAATTCAATAGAGCGCTTCTATTAAAGTGGAAATGGAGGCTTTTGAAGGATGATGGGGCTGTTTGGAAGAGTTTTGTGCAGTGGAGGTACAAGAATATTAGACTTAAAGTGTTCCTGCCAGCGGGGGAAGGTTTTAACGCGAAAGATTCGAAATGGTGGCGTGATGTTCTTTCCATTGATATCTTAAGGGACAACTCGGAAGAAGGTTTCAGCTCCTGTGTTCAATGTATAGCAAACAATGGTTCTAGCATTTCTTTTTGGTATAGCATTTGGTTGGAAAATCAATCACTCCGAATCTCTTTCCCGAATTTTTTTGATCTCTCAACCAATAAATATGCATCAGTTGGGGATATTGTGGAGTGGGATAATGGCACTCAAAGATGgaagtttgaaaatcttttcGAATCTGTCTCTTATTTTCAGGTTTTAAATACAATAGGAGGGCTGCAGTCGGCTAACTGGCAGCAGTTTCTGGATATCGTAAACTCGTATTCGCTGGATTCATCTGCAGAGGACGGCTTCGTGTGGATTCCCAGGCAAGATGGTGTTTTTACAGTAGCCAGCGTGGCTGTTTTGCTAGAGGAGCATAAGGAGTCTGCTTGGGGTCCTGATATTAATAGGAGACTGAGCATCATGTGGAAATCGTCTGTTCcgctaaaaattaaaatttttgctTGGCGGTTGTTGATTTCTAGGCTGCCCTTGAAAGATATGTTGGTGCTTAGAGGAATGGTAGCGAACATCATAGATCCTAAATGCCCTTTTTGTGACATCCATGAGGAATCCTTAGACCACTTGTTCTTCTTGTGCCAAGCTTCTAAGAATATTTGGGAAAAGGTTCTGGCGTGGATTGGCTTTAGCTCAGGTTCTTTTTGGGAGGCGTTTTTGGGTCTAGACGATATTCAACTCAAGGTGACAAACTCACATATCCGGAATAAAGTTAATGTTATTTGGTTGGCGAATACGTGGAGCTTATGGCTTATGAGGAATGATAATGTCTTCAACAACGTCCCTTTCAGCTTTGAGACGGTGTTTAACAGAATTGTGTTTCTGTCGTGGAGGTGGTCGGAGTGTAGTTTTTTGTTACCTAGATCTAGTTTCTACGATTGGTATAAGTTACCCTTATAG